The Antricoccus suffuscus genome includes a region encoding these proteins:
- a CDS encoding crotonase/enoyl-CoA hydratase family protein — translation MSDFTAIKYDVEDRVATITLNRPDRLNAFTTDMARELITAFKQADADDDVRVVIVTGEGRGFCAGADLGRGGATFDANDKTRSDERKDFGTIDGIPRDGGGAVTMTIAACRKPVIGAINGPAVGIGVTMTLPMDIRIAAESAKFGFVFSRRGISPEAGSSWFLPRIVGISQAMEWVSTGRVFPAAEALNGRLVSRVVPDGEVLNTAKEIAREIVENTSSISVAVSSQLMWSMLGESSPWDAHRADSRAIYELGKGKDAAEGVTSFLEKRPANFPGRVSEDYPQVLKQAWPARPDDVDSQL, via the coding sequence ATGAGTGATTTCACCGCGATCAAGTACGACGTCGAAGACCGCGTCGCCACCATCACCCTCAACCGTCCTGACCGTCTCAACGCCTTCACCACCGACATGGCTCGAGAGCTCATCACTGCCTTCAAGCAGGCCGACGCTGACGACGATGTCCGTGTTGTCATCGTGACCGGCGAAGGACGCGGCTTCTGCGCCGGCGCAGACCTCGGGCGCGGCGGCGCAACCTTCGACGCCAACGACAAGACCCGCTCCGACGAGCGTAAGGACTTCGGCACCATCGATGGAATTCCCCGCGACGGCGGCGGCGCGGTGACCATGACGATCGCGGCATGCCGCAAGCCGGTCATCGGCGCCATCAACGGCCCAGCGGTCGGCATCGGTGTCACGATGACGCTGCCGATGGACATCAGGATCGCGGCCGAATCGGCGAAGTTCGGGTTTGTCTTCTCCCGCCGTGGCATCTCCCCCGAGGCAGGTTCCAGCTGGTTCCTGCCCCGCATTGTCGGCATCTCGCAGGCGATGGAGTGGGTCTCGACCGGACGCGTGTTCCCCGCGGCCGAGGCACTCAACGGCCGGCTGGTGTCGCGCGTCGTACCCGACGGTGAAGTCCTCAACACCGCTAAGGAGATCGCTCGCGAGATCGTCGAGAACACCTCTTCGATCTCGGTCGCGGTATCGAGCCAGTTGATGTGGTCGATGCTCGGTGAGTCATCCCCGTGGGACGCTCATCGTGCCGACTCCCGCGCGATCTACGAGCTCGGCAAAGGCAAGGACGCGGCCGAAGGCGTCACCTCATTCCTCGAGAAACGCCCAGCCAATTTCCCTGGCCGCGTCAGCGAGGACTACCCGCAGGTGCTCAAGCAGGCCTGGCCCGCGCGCCCGGACGACGTGGATTCGCAGCTGTAA
- a CDS encoding NAD(P)H-dependent flavin oxidoreductase, producing the protein MQTRITELLGTEYPIVQGGMHFVGLAELASAVSNAGGLGIITALTQKTPEDLAAEIERCHQMTDKPFGVNLTFLPTLNPPNYEAYVQAVIDGGVKIVETAGNNPAKWLPILKENDIKVIHKCTSVRHALKAESIGCDAVSVDGFECGGHPGEDDVPNMILLPRAAEELTVPFLASGGMADGRSLAAALSLGADGMNLGTRFMATVEAPIHDAVKQAIVAATELDTRLVMRPLRNTERVLTNPAVERLLEKERTLGSDIKFEDIIEEVAGVYPRVMQEGKPESGAWSCGMVAGLINDIPTCKELIDGIIEQARSIVNDRLVKLMA; encoded by the coding sequence ATGCAAACGAGGATCACCGAACTACTGGGGACCGAGTACCCCATCGTGCAGGGCGGCATGCACTTTGTGGGACTGGCCGAGCTTGCATCCGCCGTCTCTAACGCCGGCGGACTGGGCATCATCACCGCGCTCACTCAGAAGACGCCAGAAGATCTCGCCGCGGAAATCGAACGCTGTCATCAAATGACCGATAAGCCGTTCGGCGTCAACTTGACTTTCCTCCCGACGCTCAACCCGCCGAACTACGAGGCGTACGTCCAGGCTGTCATCGACGGAGGTGTGAAGATCGTCGAGACCGCAGGGAACAACCCGGCGAAGTGGCTGCCGATCCTCAAGGAAAACGACATCAAGGTGATCCACAAGTGCACGTCGGTGCGGCATGCGCTCAAGGCTGAGTCCATCGGCTGTGACGCGGTGAGCGTCGACGGGTTCGAGTGCGGCGGGCATCCTGGCGAGGACGACGTTCCCAACATGATCCTGCTGCCACGCGCGGCCGAGGAGCTCACCGTGCCGTTCCTGGCATCCGGCGGTATGGCAGACGGTCGATCGCTGGCTGCGGCGTTGTCGCTCGGGGCCGACGGCATGAACCTCGGCACCCGATTCATGGCGACGGTCGAGGCGCCTATTCACGACGCGGTTAAGCAGGCCATCGTTGCGGCCACCGAGCTCGACACTCGTCTGGTGATGCGGCCCCTGCGCAACACCGAGCGCGTGCTGACGAACCCCGCCGTCGAGCGGCTGCTGGAGAAGGAGCGGACGCTCGGCAGCGATATCAAGTTCGAGGACATCATCGAGGAGGTTGCCGGCGTCTACCCACGGGTCATGCAAGAAGGCAAGCCGGAGTCGGGCGCATGGTCGTGTGGCATGGTCGCCGGCCTCATCAATGACATCCCGACCTGCAAGGAGCTCATCGACGGGATCATCGAACAGGCTCGCAGCATCGTCAACGATCGCCTCGTCAAGCTCATGGCGTAA